From Ptiloglossa arizonensis isolate GNS036 chromosome 10, iyPtiAriz1_principal, whole genome shotgun sequence, the proteins below share one genomic window:
- the Amx gene encoding TM2 domain-containing protein 3 almondex, protein MNVMRINSRNVFFILLAILSSTVKQASMGYDSMINYALKEANVNSTPAYSSKKEETTRLCPNGIACSELSGECLKCNLNPNCVYGMVYIANCSISEHIDCVGEQTFQKKYVCRYCYQTEHWEHECHQKNSCSSVASPRQYYRTNCTVNDNILCLGRRKFMKNLLCNWTVGYRWSTALILSVTLGGFGADRFYLGHWQEGIGKLFSFGGLGVWTLIDVILISMGYLGPADGSLYI, encoded by the exons ATGAATGTTATGAGGATCAATTCgcgaaatgtattttttattcttttggcAATTTTGTCAAGTACTGTAAAACAGGCTTCCATGGGTTATG ataGTATGATTAATTATGCTTTGAAAGAGGCTAATGTGAATTCTACACCAGCATACAGTAGCAAAAAG GAGGAAACAACAAGATTGTGTCCAAATGGTATTGCTTGTTCAGAGTTAAGCGGAGAGTGTTTAAAGTGTAATTTAAATCCCAATTGTGTGTACGGAATGGTATACATTGCAAATTGTTCTATTTCAGAACACATTGATTGTGTT GGTGAGCAAACCTttcaaaaaaaatatgtatgtcGTTATTGTTATCAAACGGAACATTGGGAGCACGAATGCCATCAAAAAAATTCTTGTAGCTCTGTGGCATCCCCTCGACAATATTATAGAACAAATTGTACGGTGAATGACAATATATTGTGTCTGGGACGACGGAAGTTTATGAAAAACTTACTGTGCAATTGGACTGTGGGATATCGTTGGTCTACTGCCCTAATTTTAAGCGTTACTTTAGGAGGTTTTGGAGCAGACCG GTTCTATCTGGGTCACTGGCAAGAGGGAATTGGTAAATTGTTCAGCTTCGGAGGACTTGGTGTCTGGACACTGATCGATGTAATACTTATTTCTATGGGTTATTTAGGTCCGGCGGATGGATCATTATACATTTAA
- the Dmap1 gene encoding DNA methyltransferase 1 associated protein 1 translates to MADVRDILDIEVPTTSELTKESIIGSDKKNRKKYEYKVPKRPEGMHREVFALLCKDNNDVPPLFPTDTAKGYKQVRAKLGMKKVRPWKWTLFTNPARTDGAVFHHWRRVADAGKEYPFAKFNKKVPIPTYTNAEYVQHLVTNGWTRAETDHLFDLCRRFDLRFIIIKDRWDRTKFPARSVEDLKERYYQVCAALTKAKSHTDKVYIFDAEHEKRRKEQLKKLFERTPEQVEEEQMLLAELRKIEQRKKERDRKTQDLQKLITAADHQADPRKNERKSTKKSGASARNRPNKTDTSHTVESAGIKFPDFKNSGVSLRSQRIKLPSSLGQKKMKGIEQMLNELRLELNPPPTEQTCQQFNELRSDIVLHYELRSALSTCDYELQSLRHQYEALAPGKTLTIPPALLPKTEPEVKADIIDVVGSPSMPTITH, encoded by the exons ATGGCAGACGTACGCGATATATTAGATATTGAGGTGCCTACTACCAGTGAGCTTACAAAGGAATCAATTATAGGCAGCGATAAGAAGAACcgaaaaaaatatgaatacaAAGTACCAAAAAGACCAGAGGGCATGCACCGTGAAGTCTTTGCATTGCTGTGCAAGGACAATAATGATGTACCACCATTGTTTCCGACAGATACAGCAAAAGGATATAAACAAGTTCGAGCTAAGCTCGGTATGAAAAAGGTTAGACCATGGAAATGGACGCTATTTACTAATCCTGCGAGAACAGATGGTGCAGTCTTTCACCATTGGAGACGAGTTGCGGATGCAGGAAAAGAATATCCCTTTGCTAAATTCAATAAAAAGGTTCCTATACCAACATACACCAATGCAGAATATGTTCAACATTTGGTTACAAATGGATGGACTCGAGCAGAGACCGATCATCTTTTCGATTTGTGTAGAAGATTCGATTTGAGGTTCATTATAATTAAGGATAGATGGGATCGAACAAAATTTCCTGCAAGATCTGTGGAGGATTTGAAAGAAAG GTATTATCAAGTGTGTGCTGCTTTAACAAAGGCAAAGTCTCACACTGATAAGGTTTATATATTTGATGCAGAGCATGAAAAACGTAGGAAAGAACAATTGAAGAAGTTGTTCGAAAGAACACCGGAACAAGTCGAAGAAGAACAAATGCTAttagcagaattaagaaaaattgaacaaagaaaaaaagagagggaTAGGAAAACGCAAGACTTACAGAAATTAATAACAGCGGCGGATCATCAAGCAGATCCAAGGAAGAACGAGAGAAAATCGACAAAGAAAAGCGGGGCTTCCGCTAGAAATAGACCAAATAAAACCGATACTTCTCAT ACAGTGGAATCAGCCGGAATTAAGTTTCCAGATTTTAAAAATAGCGGCGTTTCGCTTCGTTCTCAGAGAATAAAGTTGCCGAGTAGTTTAGGTCAAAAGAAAATGAAGGGTATCGAACAAATGCTAAATGAACTGCGATTAG AATTAAATCCACCACCCACTGAGCAAACGTGTCAGCAATTTAACGAATTAAGAAGCGATATTGTTTTACACTACGAACTTAGAAGCGCATTATCGACATGCGATTACGAGTTACAATCGTTGAGGCATCAATACGAAGCTTTAGCTCCTGGAAAg aCGTTAACGATACCTCCTGCGCTGTTACCGAAAACGGAGCCTGAAGTTAAAGCCGATATAATAGACGTGGTGGGTTCACCCAGCATGCCAACTATTACCCATTGA